The Pseudomonas eucalypticola genome has a window encoding:
- the hglS gene encoding 2-oxoadipate dioxygenase/decarboxylase HglS, with protein MPSFVSPDEIRARFSRAMSDMYKQEVPLYGALLELVAEVNDAVMAHQPEIARALAWTGETQRLAMERHGAIRVGTAEELATIARLFAVMGMQPVGYYDLTPAGVPVHSTAFRAVHEQALQVSPFRVFTSLLRLELIDNPPLRELAETLLARRQIFTPRALQLIDRCEREGGLNEQDAQDFVNQALETFRWHHDATVTSAEYQQLHDQHRLIADVVAFKGPHINHLTPRTLDIDAVQAAMPTKGITPKAVIEGPPPRKHPILLRQTSFKALQEKVAFTDQATAGGSHTARFGEIEQRGAALTPKGRELYDRLLNQSRDALAGFPSEGNAGAYMRQLSEHFSEFPDDLAQMREQGLAYFRYFATEAGLAARAQPDRPTSLQGLIDAGHVHFEPLVYEDFLPVSAAGIFQSNLGDDAQSHYLGGSTQDAFHQALGRRVLDELELYAQSQARSLHDCAEQLGLEHLG; from the coding sequence ATGCCCAGCTTCGTCAGCCCCGACGAAATCCGCGCCCGCTTCTCTCGCGCCATGTCCGATATGTACAAGCAGGAAGTGCCGCTTTACGGGGCGCTGTTGGAGCTGGTCGCCGAGGTCAACGACGCCGTGATGGCCCACCAGCCGGAGATCGCCCGGGCCCTGGCGTGGACAGGTGAAACCCAGCGCCTGGCCATGGAGCGCCACGGTGCCATCCGCGTGGGCACCGCCGAGGAACTCGCCACCATTGCACGCTTGTTCGCGGTGATGGGCATGCAGCCAGTCGGCTATTACGACCTCACCCCAGCGGGCGTGCCGGTGCACTCCACGGCGTTCCGGGCGGTCCACGAACAGGCGCTGCAAGTGAGCCCGTTCCGGGTCTTCACCTCGCTGCTGCGCCTGGAACTGATCGATAACCCGCCCCTGCGCGAGCTCGCCGAGACCCTGCTGGCACGCCGGCAAATCTTCACACCCCGTGCGTTACAGCTCATTGACCGCTGCGAACGCGAAGGCGGCTTGAACGAACAGGATGCCCAGGACTTCGTGAACCAGGCCCTGGAAACCTTCCGTTGGCACCACGACGCTACGGTCACGAGTGCCGAGTACCAGCAGTTGCATGACCAGCACCGGCTGATCGCCGATGTGGTGGCCTTCAAGGGCCCACACATCAACCACCTTACCCCGCGCACTCTGGACATCGATGCCGTGCAGGCCGCCATGCCCACCAAAGGCATCACCCCCAAAGCCGTCATCGAAGGGCCGCCCCCGCGCAAACATCCTATCCTGCTGCGTCAGACCAGCTTCAAGGCCTTGCAGGAAAAGGTCGCCTTCACCGATCAGGCCACCGCAGGCGGCAGCCACACCGCCCGCTTCGGCGAAATCGAGCAGCGCGGCGCAGCTTTGACGCCCAAAGGGCGCGAGCTGTATGACCGGTTGCTGAACCAGTCACGCGATGCCTTGGCCGGCTTCCCCAGCGAAGGCAACGCCGGTGCATACATGCGCCAGCTGAGCGAGCACTTTTCCGAGTTCCCCGATGACCTGGCCCAGATGCGCGAGCAAGGCCTGGCCTATTTTCGCTACTTCGCCACCGAAGCCGGCCTGGCGGCCCGCGCGCAGCCGGACCGGCCCACCAGCCTGCAAGGGCTGATAGACGCGGGGCATGTGCATTTCGAGCCATTGGTATACGAAGACTTCCTGCCAGTCAGCGCCGCCGGTATCTTCCAGTCCAACCTGGGTGATGACGCCCAGAGCCACTACCTGGGCGGGTCGACCCAGGACGCTTTCCACCAGGCGCTGGGGCGCCGCGTACTGGATGAACTCGAGCTTTATGCCCAAAGCCAGGCCCGGTCACTGCACGACTGTGCCGAGCAACTGGGCCTGGAACACCTCGGCTGA